In Deinococcus roseus, the following are encoded in one genomic region:
- the rpoZ gene encoding DNA-directed RNA polymerase subunit omega, translating into MAEPNIDKMLALTNSKYSLSVVVAKRALQLKAGTPSALPVDQRAKIRNLVTVAMRELASGKLQVGENLIDEEKLAQDLQRTKQALLQAQTVHALERD; encoded by the coding sequence ATGGCAGAACCCAACATCGATAAAATGCTCGCCCTGACCAACAGCAAGTACAGCCTGTCTGTGGTGGTCGCCAAGCGCGCCCTGCAACTGAAAGCAGGCACCCCCAGCGCCCTCCCTGTGGACCAGCGGGCCAAGATCCGCAACCTGGTGACCGTCGCCATGCGCGAACTCGCCAGCGGCAAACTGCAGGTTGGTGAAAACCTCATCGACGAGGAGAAGCTGGCCCAGGACCTGCAACGCACCAAACAGGCCCTGTTACAGGCCCAGACCGTTCACGCTTTAGAGCGGGACTGA
- a CDS encoding NUDIX domain-containing protein, which produces MKTLKNNAVLVLHLPDGKHIIVQDRRGYKPPLWGYFGGGLEAGETPLQAILREIREELDLHLQSEDVELWGCCTGETQHMMYTIHVFGHAFSGDPAALTVLEGAGLDVVIPQEMLTRCEEGGPDEAITKLVMEKLPSQT; this is translated from the coding sequence ATGAAGACCCTCAAGAACAATGCTGTGCTGGTGCTGCACCTGCCAGACGGAAAACACATCATTGTGCAGGACCGCAGGGGCTACAAACCACCCCTGTGGGGTTACTTTGGAGGCGGTCTGGAAGCAGGCGAAACCCCACTGCAGGCCATTCTGCGGGAAATCCGGGAAGAACTGGATTTGCACCTGCAGTCTGAAGATGTAGAACTCTGGGGGTGCTGTACAGGCGAAACCCAGCACATGATGTACACCATCCACGTGTTCGGCCATGCTTTCTCTGGAGATCCTGCTGCCCTGACTGTTCTGGAAGGCGCAGGGCTGGATGTGGTGATCCCACAGGAGATGCTGACCCGCTGTGAAGAGGGAGGGCCAGACGAGGCCATCACAAAGCTGGTGATGGAAAAGCTGCCCTCACAGACATAA
- a CDS encoding lysozyme inhibitor LprI family protein, with product MKPLFALLAFGALGSAFAASCEASSSDAAWKTCLASELRSSDALINSEYQKLLKTLSTAQQNTLRSEQRQWLKTRDQSCKLDSKETNREKWFQKILKDPYQTVCVVRFTDARIEELKTYNPRQDLIAENYSADDYEFYSSQQYSKGKYYFEVEVNTPQIARKQEVSLYIGVASDHMQSGWTVNVRKYMTQDRKNIVGIAFDLDNGKIYTMQDGIWRDEPGGNTGLDLKLGQPYHALVSSSVSLKGLQNQKWVRINLGQEKFNYAIPKGYKAFSK from the coding sequence ATGAAACCCCTGTTTGCACTGCTGGCCTTTGGTGCCCTCGGTTCTGCATTTGCCGCGTCCTGCGAAGCTTCCTCCAGTGACGCAGCCTGGAAGACCTGTCTGGCCTCTGAATTGCGCTCTTCAGACGCCCTGATCAACAGCGAATACCAGAAACTCCTGAAAACCCTCAGCACTGCCCAGCAGAACACCCTGCGCTCTGAACAGCGCCAGTGGCTGAAAACCCGCGACCAGTCCTGCAAGCTGGACAGCAAGGAAACCAACCGGGAAAAGTGGTTCCAGAAGATCCTCAAAGACCCCTACCAGACGGTCTGTGTGGTGCGCTTCACCGATGCCCGCATTGAGGAACTGAAAACCTACAACCCCAGACAGGACCTGATCGCTGAAAACTACAGCGCAGACGACTACGAATTCTACAGTTCGCAGCAGTACAGCAAGGGCAAATATTACTTTGAAGTCGAGGTCAACACCCCACAAATTGCCAGGAAGCAGGAGGTTTCTCTGTACATCGGGGTGGCGTCTGACCACATGCAGTCTGGCTGGACAGTGAATGTGCGCAAGTACATGACCCAGGACCGCAAGAACATCGTGGGCATCGCTTTCGATCTGGACAACGGCAAAATCTACACCATGCAGGACGGCATCTGGAGGGATGAACCCGGAGGCAACACCGGACTGGACCTCAAGCTGGGCCAGCCTTACCACGCCCTGGTGTCTTCCAGCGTGTCTTTAAAAGGGCTGCAAAACCAGAAATGGGTCAGGATCAACCTGGGACAGGAAAAATTCAATTACGCCATTCCAAAAGGCTACAAAGCTTTTTCCAAATGA